Sequence from the Nymphaea colorata isolate Beijing-Zhang1983 chromosome 9, ASM883128v2, whole genome shotgun sequence genome:
AGGAAGGCTAGAAGATATACCTGTATAAGGCCCTTCACGCGCCACACATTATGCTTCAAGACTACTATATGTGAATCATCAGGATGCATTGAACGCAGCTCCTGCCTTATGGATTCATTACTTGCATTATGTTCTGTTGACAATTGCATGGCCAAAACTTCTCCCGTTTCCTTGATTATCCTCCCCAAAACAGCCCGAGAGTCACCGAGGTTAGCAACGTAAAGCACTCCATTGCATATCACTCCCACCAGACAACACGACCCTACCGCTGCAATCTGAGGGCGGTGAGGCCACTGTTTGGAGACAAGAGAGCAAAACCCTTCTTCTGTCGCAAGGATTGCCTTTCTTATGACATCTGTTGACATCGACTGTTGCTCTGACGCGAATTCTGCAAAAATAGATTCCTTCTTTCAAGCACAACATCATTCAAAGAACTCCTTTTCTTGTATTCATGACTCAACTCCGAAGacaacccccaaaaaaaaaaaaaaattctcacaATGGAAATCGGGTTTAGTATGaggaaacaattaaaaaaagaattaaatcaGTTCAAAGAACAAATTCAGACGATAAATCATGTAGAAAGCTGCCGATTGAAAGTAAGAACCAACAAATCAAGTTGAAACAGGAACTAAGAATCATCTGCTTCATATCAATCGACTAAAAAATTACCAATGTGAAAGAAAATTCAATATTGGGAAAAGACCCATTGGAAATAGGACGAGAAATGTTTGCAGCTCACTTCTTTATATGAAAAAATCAGATCCGTAAAACTTAGTTTACAAAAGCCAGAAACCAATCCAACAAAAATGAGATCCCACCGCTTTATGAGATACCCCTAGGCAATCAGGTCATCAGAAAAGATACCAACAGTTACCAGCGGAAAAAGATGAAGCAATGCAAAGAGACTCCAACTCTGTAACAAATTGGAAAACGAGAACGCAAAAGAACCAACTCTGCAGAAACTTACTCCTTAGGTGGGGGAAGAGATGATCGTTGATGTACCGAGACGTCTCAGGCCCACCATGGCCGTCATAGACCCCAACGAACGTGCCGCAGGGGCCAGACTCGAGCGAGCTCAAGGCACCCGACTCTATCTGGCTCTGATCCTCAAGAAGATTGTTAGCCTGGACGACAGCCATCGAGAATTCGCCATTCAAATGCTGGCCGGAATCTTTATACCAGAGTAACCCATCCTGCCGTCCTACGGCTGCAGCGTCCGCCCCTCCGCCACCACTTCCCCTACCATTGCCGTATCGATTGTTCGCTGACGGCCGCCAGCAGTTGCTCACAAGCTTCATCAAATCTGATAACATCCCTCATCTCACCCAAACCAACCTCCAATTTCTTTCCCTAAGTAACGAACACCGCCGTGCAGAGAGGAACAACCCAAACCCTGATGCGGAAACCCTAGAAAGATCAGATAGGGAGGCGCCAACAGTTAccttctttcctcctctcttcATCCAGGGATTATACGGAGACCCAGGCAGGTGGAATTGTATGAAAATCGAGATCGGAtcccacaaagagagagagagagaaataagttTCTATTCTGGGACTGCTTGATCTCTCgcctttttccttcctttttcttttatttttttcactatCAGGCCTCACCAGACAAAACCCATAAAGCCCAACATGGAGAGCAAGCGAGACAGCAAGGCAGAAATGAAATAAGCGGGGGGAAGAGAGACAGTCGATAAAATGGAgaatggagaaaaagagaggaagagaaccCTGGGCTCCACGAAGAGTCCCAAAATTTATTTAACGCTCGTAAGTCAGAGAAACACAAATCacaagaggggaagaggggtaATGGagaaagtagagagagagagggagagagagagagaacagggaGCCCACAGAGATTGCAGGAGCTTATTGAATTTGGACACgaagctctccctctctctaccAATTTGACGATGACAGATCATTTATTACCATGGTCTCCCTCCCTCCACTTTGTGGCTTCTCCATACCCTTTTGTTTCTACCGTTCCTCTGTCAATCCAATTttcctgaaaagaaaaagctgAAGCACAGTCTCAATAAATGAACCTTGATTCACTGTTCCTCAGTCATCTCaagtcttaaaaaaaaactaggaaaaactaaaaagataGCTGTGCATCATCAAGTTCAGTTGTTTTTAATTGGTAATCTCATTGACTTGATTCCCTCTCCATTCATGTGTCTTAGAGATTGGTGGTAGCCATTGTTAACAGGTAGGTCTGTGATACGGATTTAACCTGATGAATCAAACTGTTGGTCATTGATATGGTT
This genomic interval carries:
- the LOC116260434 gene encoding probable protein phosphatase 2C 46; translated protein: MLSDLMKLVSNCWRPSANNRYGNGRGSGGGGADAAAVGRQDGLLWYKDSGQHLNGEFSMAVVQANNLLEDQSQIESGALSSLESGPCGTFVGVYDGHGGPETSRYINDHLFPHLRKFASEQQSMSTDVIRKAILATEEGFCSLVSKQWPHRPQIAAVGSCCLVGVICNGVLYVANLGDSRAVLGRIIKETGEVLAMQLSTEHNASNESIRQELRSMHPDDSHIVVLKHNVWRVKGLIQISRSIGDIYLKKAEFNREPLYAKFRLPAPFKRPILSAEPSIEVHTLQPCDQFIIFASDGLWEHLSNQEAVELVHNHPRNGSARKLIKAALQEAAKKREMRYSDLKKIERGVRRHFHDDITVVVVFLDSHFISKASSNRGASNVSIRGGGITVPPNSLAPCATPVET